In Streptomyces sp. P9-A4, the genomic window TCGTCCTTGCAGGAGGTGTTCGGGGCGTGCGACTGACCCCCACGGAACGCGACCGGCTGCTGCTCTTCGGCGCCGCCGAGCTCGCCCGTGCCCGCCGGGCCCGGGGCCTGCGGCTCAACGTCCCCGAGGCGACCGCGCTCATCGCGGACACCGTCTGCGAGGCGGCCCGCGACGGGAGGCGACTCGCCGAGGCGATCGACGCCGCCCGCTCCGTCCTCGGCCCCGACGACGTCCTCCCCGGCGTCGCCGACGTGGTCACCGAGGTCCATGTCGAGGCCGTCTTCGACGACGGCTCCCGGCTCGCGGTCGTCTCCGACCCCATCGGCGGGGGCGGTCTGGGCGCCGGGGCGCCCGGCGCGCTGCTGCCCGGCCCCGGACACCCCGAGGCCGAGCCGACGCTCACCCTCCCGGTACGGAACACGGCGAGCGTCCCCGTGAGCGTGACCTCGCACTTCCACTTCTTCGAGGCCAACCCCCGCCTCGACTTCGACCGCGCCGCCGCCTACGGCATGCGCCTGGCCATCCCGGCCGGCGCCTCCTTCCGCTTCGACCCGGGCGGCGCCGCCGAGGTCGGACTCGTGCCGATCGGCGGCGCCCGCGTCGCCATCGGCTTCGCGGGCCTGGTCGACGGGCCGCTCGACGCGCCCGGCGCGCGGGAGGAGGCCCTGCGGCGCGCGGCGGCCTGCGGCTATCTGGGCGTCACGGGCGGAGACAACCGGTCCGACGGCCTCCCGTCCGACGAGGAAGGCACGTGATGGACCCGTACGAGTACGCATCCGTGCACGGCCCCCGGGCCGGCGACCGTGTCGTCCTGGGCGACTCCGGGCTCGTCGTCCGGGTCGAGTCGGACTCCCAGAAGCCGGGCGACGAGTTCCTGGCCGGATTCGGCAAGACCGCACGCGACGGACTGCATCTGAAGGCCGCCGCCGTCCGGGAGACCTGCGACGTCGTCATCAGCAACGTCCTGGTCATCGACGCGGTCCTCGGCATCCGGAAGGTGTCCGTCGGCATCCGCGAGGGCCGGATCCACGCGATCGGCCGGGCCGGGAACCCCGACACCCTCGACGGTGTCGACGTCGTCGTCGGCACCGGCACCACGATCGTCTCCGGCGAGGGCCTCATCGCCACCGCCGGCGCCGTCGACACCCATGTCCATCTGCTCTCGCCCCGGATCATGGAGGCCTCGCTCGCCAGCGGTGTCACCACGGTCATCGGCCAGGAGTTCGGCCCCGTCTGGGGCGTCGGCGTCAACTCGCCCTGGGCGCTGCGGCACGCCTTCAACGCCTTCGACGCCTGGCCGGTCAACATCGGCTTCCTGGCCCGGGGTTCGTCCTCGGACCCGGCGCCGCTGGTGGAGGCCCTCGCCGAGGGCGGTGCCTCCGGCTTCAAGGTGCACGAGGACATGGGCGCCCACACCCGCGCCCTGGACACGGCGCTCAGGGTCGCCGAGGAGCACGACGTGCAGGTCGCCCTGCACAGCGACGGTCTCAACGAGTGCCTGTCGGTCGAGGACACCCTCGGAGTCCTGGACGGCCGTACGATCCACGCCTTCCACATCGAGGGCTGCGGCGGCGGGCACGTACCCAACGTCCTCAAGATGGCGGGCGTGCCGAACGTCATCGGCTCCTCCACCAACCCCACCCTGCCCTTCGGCCGCGACGCGGTCGCCGAGCACTACGGGATGATCGTCTCCGTCCACGACCTCAAGACCGACCTCCCGGGCGACGCCGCCATGGCGCGCGACCGGATCCGGGCCGGGACCATGGGCGCGGAGGACGTCCTGCACGACCTCGGCGCGATCGGGATCACCTCCTCCGACGCGCAGGGGATGGGAAGGGCCGGCGAGACCGTGCGCCGGACCTTCGCCATGGCCGGGAAGATGAAGGCCGAGCTGGGCCCCATGGAGGGCGACGGACCGCACGACGACAACGCGCGCGTGCTCCGCTATCTGGCCAAGCTCACCGTCAACCCGGCGATCGCCCACGGCCTCGCCCACGAGATCGGCTCCATCGAGGTCGGCAAGCTGGCCGACATCGTGCTGTGGAAGCCGCAGTTCTTCGGCGCCAAGCCGCAGCTGGTGCTCAAGTCCGGCTTCCCCGCCTGGGGGGTCACGGGCGATCCCAACGCCGCCACCGACACCTGCGAACCCCTCGTCCTCGGCCCGCTGTTCGGCGCGCACGGCGCCACGGCCGCCGACCTCTCGGTCGCGTTCGTCGCCCGGGCCGCCGTCGACCTCGGCTCCGACGCGATGCCGACCCGCCGCCGCCGGGTCGCCGTGCGCGGCACGCGCGGCATCGGCCCCGCCGACCTGCGGCTCAACTCCCGTGTCGGTGACGTCCAGGTCGACGGCCACAGCGGTCTGGTCTCCCTCGACGGCGCCCCGATCCGCTCCGAGGCGGCCGAGTCCGTCTCCCTCAACCGCCTCTACTTCCTCTGAACCCTCCTAGGACTCCCCGATGACCTACCGCATGCCCGCCGAGTGGATGCCGCACGAGCGCACCTGGATGGCCTGGCCGAGCCCCAACCCCACCTTCACCGACGCGGAAGAACTCGCCGAGGCCCGCGCGGCCTGGGCGTCGGTGGCCCGCGCCGTGCGCCGCTTCGAGCCGGTGACCCTGGTCGTCGGCCCCGGCGACGCCGAGTCCGCGCGCGCCCTCGTCGGCGAGGACGTCGAGCTGGCCGAGCGGGACCTCGACGACGCCTGGATGCGGGACATCGGCCCGACCTTCGTCACCGATGGCACCGAACTGGCCGCCGTGGAGTGGGTGTTCAACGGCTGGGGCGGCCAGGACTGGGCCCGCTGGGAGCACGACTCCAAGATCGCCCGCCATGTCGCGGACCTCGCCGGCGTCCCCACGCACTCCTCCCCGCTCGTCAACGAGGGCGGCGCGATCCACGTCGACGGCGAGGGCACGGTCCTGCTGACCGACACCGTCCAGCTCGGCTCCGGCCGCAACCCCGGGTGGACCCGCGAGCAGGTCGAGGCCGAGATCCACGCGAAGCTCGGCACGACGAAGGCGATCTGGCTGCCGAACGGCCTCGCCGGCGACTACGGCCTCTACGGCACCCAGGGCCATGTCGACATCGTCGCCGCCTTCGCCCGCCCCGGCACCGTCCTCGTCCACAGCCAGCAGGACCCGGCCCACCCGGACTACGAGCGCTCCCGGACGTACGTGGACATCCTGCGCGGCGAGACCGACGCCCAGGGCCGCCCCCTGGAGGTCATCGAGGTCCCGGCCCCCACCGTCCTCAAGGACGAGGAGGGCGACTGGGTCGACTACTCGTACATCAACCACTACCTGTGCAACGGCGGCGTGGTCCTCTGCGCCTTCGACGACCCCCACGACGAGCTCGCCGCCGAGATCTTCCGCCGCCTCTTCCCGGAGCGCGAGGTCGTCCTCGTCGACGCGCGGACGATCTTCGCGAGCGGGGGCGGGATCCACTGCGTCACCCAGCAGCAGCCGAAGGTCCGAGGCGGCGGGGCATGAGGTAGAACGGAGGAGTGACCCGTATGGACCCCTCCCACCCCGCTCCGGCGCACCGCCGGCGCAACCAGGCCGCCCCGCCCCGCGAGGACGTGCTGGCGGCCGCGATGGACACCATCGCGGAGCGCGGGCTCGACGGGCTCACCATGGCCGGGCTCGGGCGGCAGGTCGGGATGAGCAGCGGGCATCTCCTCTACTACTTCCGCACCAAGGACGAACTGCTGCTGCAGACCCTGGAGTGGAGCGAGGGGCGGCTCGGGGCCCGGCGGAGCGCGCTGCTGTCCCGGCCCGGGACGGCGCGCGACCGGCTCGACGGGTACGTCGACGTGTACGTGCCCGACGGGCCGCGCGACCCGCACTGGACCCTCTGGCTGGAGGTCTGGAACCGGTCGCAGAACGCCGACGACGACGCCCGCGCCCGGCAGGCCGCCATCGAGGGGGCCTGGCACCGGGACCTGGTCGCGATCCTGGCCGAGGGCGTCTCGCGCGGCGAGTTCCGGGCGGTCGACCCGGACCGCTTCGCCACCCGCACGCGTGCCCTGCTCGACGGGTTCAGCGTGCACGTCGCCGTCGGCATCCCGGGCACCGGACGGGAACAAGTCCTCGCCCACGTACGGGAGTTCCTCGCCGAAACGCTGATCTCGCGACCGTAACGCACGTAAGTACTCCCGATCGTTGCGCGTTGCACCCTTGTTGGGCCCGCGCTCCCTCCGGCACGGTTCCTGCCCATGGGACGAGAGCACTGGAAGAAGATCTGGGTCGGCTCCGCGGGCAACATGGTCGAGTGGTTCGACTGGTTCGTGTACGCGAGCTTCGCCACCTACTTCGCGGGGGCGTTCTTCCCCGAGGGCAACGACACCGCGAAGCTCATGAACACCGCGGGCATCTTCGCCGTCGGCTTCTTCATGCGGCCCGTCGGCGGCTGGCTCCTCGGCCGGGTCGGCGACCGCAAGGGCCGCAAGGCCGCCCTCACCCTCACCGTCACCCTGATGTCGGCCTCCGCGCTCCTGATCGCGGTCGCCCCCACCTACTCCGTCGCCGGATACGGCGGCGCCGCCGTCCTCCTGGTCGCCCGCCTCCTCCAGGGGCTCTCGGTCGGCGGCGAGTACGCCGCCAGCGCCACCTACCTCACCGAGGCCTCCGCCCCGGAGCGCCGCGGCTTCGCCTCCAGCTTCCAGTACGTGTCGATGACCGCCGGCCAGATCCTCGGACTCGGCCTGCTCCTCGTCCTCCAGCACACCCTGTCCACCGAGGCCCTGCACAGCTGGGGCTGGCGCGTCCCCTTCATCGTGGGAGCCCTCGGCGCGGCGGTCGTCTTCTATCTGCGCCGCACGATGCTGGAGACGGAGGTGTACGCGGAGACCGCCGACGACGGGGTGGCGAGCGACCAGAAGGGCACCCTCAAGGCCCTCTGGGCGCACAGGCGCGAGGCCTTCCTCGTCATCGCGCTCACCATGGGCGGCACCGTGGCGTACTACACGTACACCACCTACCTCACCAAGTACCTCTCCAACTCCGCCGGGCTGCCCAAGCAGACCGCCACCCTGGTCTCCTTCTGCGCCCTCATCGTCTTCGCCTGCCTCCAGCCGCTGGCCGGCCGCCTCTCCGACCGGATCGGCCGCCGCCCGCTGCTCATCACCTTCGCGGTCGGCTCCACGCTCCTCACCGTGCCGATCATGACGATGCTCAAGCACGCGGGCTCCTTCTGGCCGGCCCTCGGGCTCTCCCTCCTCGCGCTCGTCGTGGTCACCGGCTACACCTCCATCAACGCCTGTGTGAAGGCCGAGCTGTTCCCCACCGGAATCCGCGCCCTCGGCGTCGCCCTGCCGTACGCCATCGCCAACGCCCTCTTCGGCGGCACCGCCGAGTACGTGGCCCTGTGGTTCAAGGACGCCGGGATCGAGTCGGGCTTCTTCTGGTACGTGGCGGGCTGTGCGGCCGTCTCGCTGGTCGTCTACCTCACGATGCGGGAGACCAGGGACATCGATCTGGGCCGGGTGGGCACGGACGGCACCGCGCTGCCGGGGCGGAAACGAGATCATCTGCCCGTATCGTGAGACCCGCGGCCCGTCGATCTTCCACCTGTGTCAGACTTCCGGCGTGCTTGCTACCACGATGATTATCGGCAGCAGCGCGCCGGTCCGCAGTGACCGCTGAGGCGTGGAACGATCCCCACGCAGGCGGACACCGTGCCCCAGACCCGCGCGCAGACCTCTCGCACCCGCGAGGGGTTTTTTCGTTTTCCGGCCCCACCCACGCCGAAAACGGACGACGCGTGAGAATGGGGGCAAGTGGATCCAGACCTTCCGGAGCCACATCCGACAGGAGCCATCACAGTCATGACCACGGAGAACGCCGAGAGCTCGCGCCTCGACGACAGCTTCCATGTCTTCGACACGACGCTGCGCGACGGGGCGCAGCGTGAAGGCATCAACCTCACCGTCGCGGACAAGCTGACCATCGCGCGACACCTCGACGAGTTCGGCGTGGGCTTCATCGAGGGCGGCTGGCCGGGGGCCAACCCGCGCGACACGGAGTTCTTCGCCCGCGCCACGCAGGAGATCGCGTTCAAGAACGCGCAGCTCGTCGCCTTCGGGGCCACCCGCAGGGCCGGCGGCAACGCCGCCGAGGACCCGCAGGTCAAGGCCCTCCTCGACTCCGGCGCCCCGGTCGTCACCCTCGTCGCCAAGTCGCACGACCGGCACGTCGAGCTGGCCCTGCGCACCACGCTCGACGAGAACCTGGAGATGGTCCGCGACACCGTCGCCTTCCTGACCTCCCAGGGCCGCCGGGTCTTCGTCGACTGCGAACACTTCTTCGACGGCTACAAGGCCAACCCCGACTACGCCAAGGCCGTCGTCCGCGCCGCGCACGAGGCCGGCGCCGACGTCGTCATCCTCTGTGACACCAACGGCGGCATGCTCCCCGCCCAGATCCAGGCCGTCGTCGCCACCGTCCTCGCCGACACCGGCGCCCGCCTCGGCATCCACGCCCAGGACGACACCGGCTGCGCCGTCGCCAACACCCTCGCCGCCGTCGACGCCGGCGCCACCCACGTCCAGTGCACCGCCAACGGCTACGGCGAGCGGGTCGGCAACGCCAACCTCTTCCCCGTCGTCGCGGCCCTGGAACTCAAGTACGGCAAGAAGGTGCTGCCCGACGGCGCCCTCGCCGAGATGACCCGGATCTCGCACGCCATCGCCGAGGTCGTCAACCTGACCCCCTCCACCCACCAGCCGTACGTCGGCGTCTCCGCCTTCGCGCACAAGGCCGGCCTGCACGCCTCCGCGATCAAGGTCGACCCCGACCTCTACCAGCACATCGACCCCGAGCTGGTCGGCAACACCATGCGGATGCTGGTCTCCGACATGGCCGGCCGGGCCTCCATCGAGCTCAAGGGCAAGGAGCTGGGCGTCGACCTCGGCGACGACCGCGCGCTCGTCGGCCGGGTCGTCGAGCGGGTCAAGGAGCGGGAGCTCCAGGGCTACACGTACGAGGCCGCCGACGCCTCCTTCGAGCTGCTGCTCCGCGAGGAGGCCGAGGGCCGGGCCCGCCGCTACTTCCGTACGGAGTCCTGGCGGGCGATCGTCGAGGACCGCCCCGACGGCACCCACGCCAACGAGGCCACCGTGAAGCTCTGGGCGAAGGGCGAGCGGATCGTCGCCACCGCCGAGGGCAACGGCCCGGTCAACGCCCTGGACCGGGCGATCCGGGTCGGCCTGGAGCGGATCTACCCGCAGCTGGCCAAGTTCGAGCTGACCGACTACAAGGTCCGCATCCTGGAGGGCCGCCACGGCACCGAGTCCACGACCCGGGTCCTGGTCACCACCAGCGACGGCAACGGCGAGTGGTCGACGGTCGGCGTCGGCGAGAACGTCATCGCCGCCTCCTGGCAGGCCCTGGAGGACGCCTTCACCTACGGACTGCTGCGGGCGGGCATCGACCCCGCCGAATAGTCCCGCAAGGTCCTTCCATGTTCTGTTTGGCCCGGTTCGGGTAGCGTCGAACCATGAGGACCAGGGCGATGTCCGTGTGGTCGGCCCTCGGCGGGCTGATCCTCCTTCTGCTGCTGGCTCTGGCGCCCACCGCGGGCGCCAGGGCCACGGGCGTGTCCGACGCGGCCACCGCCCTGAAACAGGGCCCGGTCTACGTCGACCCCGGCGCCGCCGCCCAGCTCTCGAAGGCCGACGCGGACGCCCTCGCCCAGAAGATCAAGAACGCGGACAAACCGCTGTTCGTGGCGGTCCTGCCCGCGAACGCCCAGTTCCCGCCGAAGGACCTGGTGCTGAAGCTGCGGACCCAGACCGGCATCACCGGCCTGTACGCCGTCCGGCTCGGCAACGGGTTCAACGCCCAGGCCGACGCCTCGGTGATGTCCCCGGACGCGGTGCGCAACATCATCACCTCCGTACGCGAGCCGGGCGTCGACGCGGTCACCGAGCTGAACAACTTCGTCGACCTCGCCCTGCCCTCGATGCACGGCTCCGCCCCCGCCACCTGGGGCTCCGTCGGAACCGGCTCCGGGGCCCCGGTCGCCGGACTCGTCACCCTCGGCGCCGTGGTCGTCGCCGGCGGCGCGGGCGCCTACGCGGTCGTCCGCCGCAACCGGCTCCGCAAGGAGGCCGAGGAGCGCGCCGCTCTCGACAAGCTGCGGGTCGTCGTCGACGAGGACATCACCGCCTTCGGCGAGGAACTCGAACGGCTCGACTTCCGCCCCGCCGAGGCCGGCGCCGACGACGCCATGCGCGGCGACTACGAGCGCGCCCTCGACTCCTACGACTCGGCCAAGTCCCTGATGGCCGCCGCCGGCCGCCCCCATGACGTCCGCGCGGTCACCCAGGCCCTGGACGACGGCCGCTACTCCCTCGCCGTCCTCGCCGCCCGCCGCGAGTCCCGGCCGCTGCCCGAGCGCCGCGCCCCCTGCTTCTTCGACCCGCGCCACGGCCCCTCCACCGAGGACCGCACCTGGACCCCGGCCGGCGGCGCCGCCCGCGAGGTCCCGGTCTGCGCCGCCGACGCGGCCCGCCTGGACGACGGCCTCGACCCGGTGGCCCGCACGGTCGACGCGGACGGCGTCCGCCGCCCCTACTGGGAGGCGGGACCCGCGTACGGCCCCTGGGCCGGCGGCTACTTCGGCGGCGGCATGCTCCCCGGCCTGCTCATGGGCACCATGCTCGGCTCGATGCTCTCCACCCCCGCCTACGCCGCCGAGTACGGCGGCGGCGACTTCCAGGGCGGCGACTTCTCGGGCGCCGACTTCAACTCCGGCGACTTCGGATCGAGCGACTTCGGCGGCGGCGACGGAGGCGGCTTCGGGGGCGGCGACTTCGGCGGCGGCGGCGGATTCGACGGCGGCGGCGGGTTCTAGCCTCAGACCAGGGGCTTCACCGACATCAGGAGGTGGCGGTGGGTCGCCGTCGGGCCGTCGGTGAGGAGGGCCCGCTGGCCGGGGCCCAGCAGGTGGAAGTGGATCTCCGGGGCGTCCAGGGTGGTGAGGGCGTCCAGGAGGTAGTTCGGGTTGAAGGCGACCGTCAGGGTGTCCGGGCCGGCGAGGGTGGCCGGCAGGTGCTGGGAGGCCACGTCGTCCTCGTAACCCGCCTGGAGGTGGATCGACGTGGGGGTGAAGGTCAGCTGGACCGGGCTGTCGCCCTCGGCGACGACCGCGACCCGCTTCACGGCCTCGGTCAGCGGCGCCCGTTCGGTGGTCGCGAGGGCGTGCTCGCCCAGGGCGAAGAGCTTGTCGTGGCGGGGGAGCCGTCCGTCGAGCAGCCGGGTGGTGGTGCGCAGGCCGGCGCTCTCGAAGCCGATCGAGCCGACGTCCAGGGCGAGCCGGGCCGGG contains:
- the ureA gene encoding urease subunit gamma — its product is MRLTPTERDRLLLFGAAELARARRARGLRLNVPEATALIADTVCEAARDGRRLAEAIDAARSVLGPDDVLPGVADVVTEVHVEAVFDDGSRLAVVSDPIGGGGLGAGAPGALLPGPGHPEAEPTLTLPVRNTASVPVSVTSHFHFFEANPRLDFDRAAAYGMRLAIPAGASFRFDPGGAAEVGLVPIGGARVAIGFAGLVDGPLDAPGAREEALRRAAACGYLGVTGGDNRSDGLPSDEEGT
- a CDS encoding urease subunit alpha, producing the protein MDPYEYASVHGPRAGDRVVLGDSGLVVRVESDSQKPGDEFLAGFGKTARDGLHLKAAAVRETCDVVISNVLVIDAVLGIRKVSVGIREGRIHAIGRAGNPDTLDGVDVVVGTGTTIVSGEGLIATAGAVDTHVHLLSPRIMEASLASGVTTVIGQEFGPVWGVGVNSPWALRHAFNAFDAWPVNIGFLARGSSSDPAPLVEALAEGGASGFKVHEDMGAHTRALDTALRVAEEHDVQVALHSDGLNECLSVEDTLGVLDGRTIHAFHIEGCGGGHVPNVLKMAGVPNVIGSSTNPTLPFGRDAVAEHYGMIVSVHDLKTDLPGDAAMARDRIRAGTMGAEDVLHDLGAIGITSSDAQGMGRAGETVRRTFAMAGKMKAELGPMEGDGPHDDNARVLRYLAKLTVNPAIAHGLAHEIGSIEVGKLADIVLWKPQFFGAKPQLVLKSGFPAWGVTGDPNAATDTCEPLVLGPLFGAHGATAADLSVAFVARAAVDLGSDAMPTRRRRVAVRGTRGIGPADLRLNSRVGDVQVDGHSGLVSLDGAPIRSEAAESVSLNRLYFL
- a CDS encoding agmatine deiminase family protein, whose product is MTYRMPAEWMPHERTWMAWPSPNPTFTDAEELAEARAAWASVARAVRRFEPVTLVVGPGDAESARALVGEDVELAERDLDDAWMRDIGPTFVTDGTELAAVEWVFNGWGGQDWARWEHDSKIARHVADLAGVPTHSSPLVNEGGAIHVDGEGTVLLTDTVQLGSGRNPGWTREQVEAEIHAKLGTTKAIWLPNGLAGDYGLYGTQGHVDIVAAFARPGTVLVHSQQDPAHPDYERSRTYVDILRGETDAQGRPLEVIEVPAPTVLKDEEGDWVDYSYINHYLCNGGVVLCAFDDPHDELAAEIFRRLFPEREVVLVDARTIFASGGGIHCVTQQQPKVRGGGA
- a CDS encoding TetR/AcrR family transcriptional regulator; amino-acid sequence: MDTIAERGLDGLTMAGLGRQVGMSSGHLLYYFRTKDELLLQTLEWSEGRLGARRSALLSRPGTARDRLDGYVDVYVPDGPRDPHWTLWLEVWNRSQNADDDARARQAAIEGAWHRDLVAILAEGVSRGEFRAVDPDRFATRTRALLDGFSVHVAVGIPGTGREQVLAHVREFLAETLISRP
- a CDS encoding MFS transporter: MGREHWKKIWVGSAGNMVEWFDWFVYASFATYFAGAFFPEGNDTAKLMNTAGIFAVGFFMRPVGGWLLGRVGDRKGRKAALTLTVTLMSASALLIAVAPTYSVAGYGGAAVLLVARLLQGLSVGGEYAASATYLTEASAPERRGFASSFQYVSMTAGQILGLGLLLVLQHTLSTEALHSWGWRVPFIVGALGAAVVFYLRRTMLETEVYAETADDGVASDQKGTLKALWAHRREAFLVIALTMGGTVAYYTYTTYLTKYLSNSAGLPKQTATLVSFCALIVFACLQPLAGRLSDRIGRRPLLITFAVGSTLLTVPIMTMLKHAGSFWPALGLSLLALVVVTGYTSINACVKAELFPTGIRALGVALPYAIANALFGGTAEYVALWFKDAGIESGFFWYVAGCAAVSLVVYLTMRETRDIDLGRVGTDGTALPGRKRDHLPVS
- the cimA gene encoding citramalate synthase, producing the protein MTTENAESSRLDDSFHVFDTTLRDGAQREGINLTVADKLTIARHLDEFGVGFIEGGWPGANPRDTEFFARATQEIAFKNAQLVAFGATRRAGGNAAEDPQVKALLDSGAPVVTLVAKSHDRHVELALRTTLDENLEMVRDTVAFLTSQGRRVFVDCEHFFDGYKANPDYAKAVVRAAHEAGADVVILCDTNGGMLPAQIQAVVATVLADTGARLGIHAQDDTGCAVANTLAAVDAGATHVQCTANGYGERVGNANLFPVVAALELKYGKKVLPDGALAEMTRISHAIAEVVNLTPSTHQPYVGVSAFAHKAGLHASAIKVDPDLYQHIDPELVGNTMRMLVSDMAGRASIELKGKELGVDLGDDRALVGRVVERVKERELQGYTYEAADASFELLLREEAEGRARRYFRTESWRAIVEDRPDGTHANEATVKLWAKGERIVATAEGNGPVNALDRAIRVGLERIYPQLAKFELTDYKVRILEGRHGTESTTRVLVTTSDGNGEWSTVGVGENVIAASWQALEDAFTYGLLRAGIDPAE